The region TGGTAGACGCGGCCCTGGGTCTGCTCTTTGGCGGGTAAGGCAATGAGGTCTGTCCAGCCGGGGTCTTTATTTGTTCCTGCTAGAGGCAAGCTGTTGATGGGAGCTCGTCCGACTGCTGTTCCTTTGGCTTGTGCTTCGAATAGGCAGATTAGATAAAATTTTAAAGCCACCCCTCGGGGTGTCATTATTTTTGTCGCCGAAGGGCGTTTTGATTTATCTGGAATTCTGCGATCGGAGGATGGTTCGTCTATTTGTGTTTTCAGCCAGATGAACTCTGTCCTTATTTTTACATGGCCTCCCGGAGGGCTTCCAATTCTTTTTAATTGGCGCGAGGATGAGTGAATCATTTGCTGCATCATCTTTATTCGCTCTCGGCGGCGTTCCAGGTCGTGGCTCATGCTTGCTCCCTGAGGCTGACTCTTGACCTTAACGTCTTGATCCTCCTTCTTGTAGGGCGACGGGGGATGCGGTTGGGGAAGGCGGGTTAAGGCGTTTTCGATGTGATCACGAGGGCTCGCTTCGAGGCGCAAAGATGGAGGGGAAGGCAGCGGGCATCGTGTGGTCTGCGGTGTTTTTGCTGGTCATAGGACCTGTGTGTGCAACAAGTGTTAAGGGAGACACTCGTGTTCCGATCCCGGAAGGAAGACCCCTCTGACGCCTCGAAGCCTGCGCAACGGCTCTCGCTAAGGTGGGCAGTCATCCTTGGTGTGGCGGCGTGTACCGCGATTGCTGCGTTTTCAGCGTCCGGCTTCGTGGCTGGTGCTGTCGCGGCTGTAACGGTCGCAGGTGGGCTTCACCTCATCATTGAGTAGGGATAGCCCTTCGGCGTGCTTTGTCTGGTAGTGCTCCGGCTTGGTGTTCCGGGCATGGCCAACCCCACAGCGTCGCTGTTGCGTGAGGTGGCGCGTAGGTAGGGGACAGAGCCAGACGGGCTCCTGAGATGGGGGTGCAGGGGTGCTGGAGCAGGTGAGGCGCTGCAAGGACGTGATCGCTCCCGTGCAGAACGCTTTTGGCTCGAGGGTCACCGGGGTCCTAGGATGGCGAAGTGCTCAGGAGGTGGGTGCCCTACTCGTACTGACCTTGTACTGGGGAGCGCGCCAGGAGCACACATGGCCCTGGAACGCCGCGAGGACCTCTTGCGAGGTCCTCGGGGAATCCCTGTGACCTGGGGTTTTGTGGCGCGCCCGGTAGGATTCGAACCTGCGGCCATCGGATGAGAAGTCCGGTGGAGGGTCTCGGGGACCGGTGGAGAGGCCCTGGGGGCGGGGGCGGAAGGGGCGCGGGTACGATCGCGCGGTGATCGAGGATCTTCCCGCGGATGTGGTGGGTGTGCTGGAGGCGGTGCTGGACCCGGCCGATCCCGTGCACGCGGCGCTGCGGGCGCAGGCCGGGCGGATGCGGGTGGGCCGACGGTGCGGGTGCGGCTGCGGGACCGCCGATCTCGAGGCGGTGGAGGGCGTGGCCCCGGCGGAGCCGGTGCCGGGCGAGACCGGACTGAGGATCGCCGTGCAGGCACTGCTCTACGACGGGGACGGCGGGTGCCCGGGCGAGGTGCTGGTGTTCGTGCGGGATGGTCGTCTGGCCTGGGTGGAGGTCGCGTGGTGGAGCGACGCCACGGTGACGTTGGCCGAGGCTGCGCGGATGCTGCGGGCCCGGGGCGGGAAGTAGCCGTTCGGCCCGAGGAACGCGGTGGGACGCACTTGCGGCGCTCCGTTCCGGTTCGGCGGCCTCGGGGGAGTTCGTCGGCAGTGCCACCGGGCGGGTGGAGCGGGTCGCGAATCCGGTGGACGCCGCCGTGTGCGGCGGCACGCTCCCTGCGTTCGACTCGATGCGCATGGGTGCCGCCGGGTCCGTCGGTTTCCCCTGTCCGCGGTGAACTCCTGTGGTTCGAGGCCGTGTCGGCGGTGCTGAGACGGGGTGGCGGACGGCCGGGTGTGCGAAGGGACCTTAAGCGGCGGTTCGCGTGGTGGGTGGGCCGGTTCCGCCCGGGCTCAGCCCGGGCTGCGGAACGACCGCAGGAAGTGCGTCACCAGCCGCTGGGCCGCCCGGCCGGCCCGCTCCGGGTCCGGTTCGGCGGCCGCGGCCGCCGCGACGGCGGACGTGGCCAGCCGCAGGTCCCGGTCGGTGATCTCCGCCGAGATCCGGCCCTGTGCCCGGGCGCTCTCCAGGAGCCGGTGCAGTTCGCGGTGGACGTGCTCGTCGAGGGCGCGCGCCCGCTCGGGGAAGCGCTCCCGGTGGTCGGGCGCGCACACGCGCGTGGCGACCGCCTCGGCGGCGACGAACCGCAGGGCGCGCTCCAGCGCCAGGTCGGCGGGCACGGTGCGGGCCAGCTCCGCGAAGCGCTCCGTCAGCTCCGCCGCCGCGTGCTCGGCCAGGTCCCGCACGAGCGCGTCCCGGCCGGGGAAGCGCCGGTGGACGGTGGCGGCCGAGACCCCGGCGCGGCGGGCCACGTTCTGCACGGTCGCCTCCAGGCCGCGGTCGCGGAACACCGCCCGGGCGGCCCGCAGCACGGTGGTCCGGTTGCGCCGGGCGTCCTGCCGCAGCCGCCCGACTGCGCCGCTCCCGGGGCGGATCTGCGTGTCCTCGTCCACTTCTCGTCTCACTTCCGCGCTGTCGGGACGGGCCGCCGACGGGTCCCGGTTGCCCATGTCGGCACCGGCCGACACCGGTCAGAACCCATGGAGGAGGCGGGGGCTTCCCCGCACGAGGAGGAATCATGCGCGCAGTCCGCTACGAACGCTACGGGGGACCCGAGGTCCTGGCCGTCGCCGACGGTCTCCCCACGCCCCCGGTGGGCGCCGCCGACGTGCGGGTGGAGGTCGCCGCCGCGGCGGTCGGCGGCGGGGAGGCCCCCATCCGCGCCGGAAGGCTGCGCCGCGTGCTGCGCCAGCGGTTCCCCGCCGGGACCGGCGTCGACTTCGTCGGCACCGTCGTGCAGGCGGGGCCGGCCGTCACCCGCGCGGGGGTCGGGGACGCGGTGTGGGGGGTGATGCCGCACGGCACCTTCGGGGCCCTGGCCGAGTCGGTCGTGGTGCCCCAGGAGCGCGTCGCCGCGGCTCCGCGCTCGGTCCCGGCCCACGAGGCCGCCGCGCTGCCGTCCTCGGGCACGACGGCCCTGCACGCGCTGACCCGCCGGGTGCGCCTGGAGCGGGGGCAGCGGCTGCTGGTGCGCGGGGCGGCCGGGGGAGTGGGGGTGGTCGCCGTGCAGCTCGGCGCCTCCCTGGGCGCGCACGTCACCGCGCTGGCCGGGGCCGACCACCTCTCCTGGCTGGGCGGGCTGGGCGCGGCCGAGGCCCTTGACCACCGAACGACGGACCTGGGCGGCCTGGGCCGGTTCGACGTGGTCCTCGACCTGGTCGGCACGCGCCTGTCCGAGTTGCGCGGACTCCTCGTCCGCGGGGGCGTGCTGGTGCCGCTCGCCCTCGACCCGGCGCGGCCGATCCGGTCGGCCCTGTGGACGGCGGCGGCCGGGCTGGACCGGCGCACGCGGATCGCCGCGTTCAGCAACGACCCCTCCCCGCGGGAGCTGGAGGAGCTGGCCGAGCTGGTGGACCGGGGCGCGGTCGCGCCGGTGGTCGCCGCCGTGCTGGAGATGGACGACGTGGTCCGGGCGCACCGCATGCTCGAGCGCGGAGGGGTGCGGGGGAAGATCGTCCTCACCCCCTGACCGGCGGCCGGGGCGCGCAGGGCCGGGGGGCCGGGGCCTCCCACCCTCCCGGTCCTCCGAGGGCGCCCTCGCCCGAGACTGTGCGGGCGGTCGGTGAGTCCCCGCACCCCGTCTCCCCGGGAATGTCGCACCGACGGCCGTCCGGGCGCGCCTGCGCCCGGCCGCGGACCGGCGGCGGTGCGGACGGGCCTTCCGCGGCCCCGCCCGCACCGCCGCCGCGCGTCACTCCCGGTCGGCGCCGCCGTAGGCGTCGGCCTGGAGCGTGTACAGCTCCCGGTACCGGCCCGGCACCGCCATCAGCTCGGCGTGGGTGCCGTGCTGGATGATGCGGCCGTCGTCCAGGACGTAGATGCGGTCCGCCGTCCGCACCGAGGCCATGCGGTGGGTGATGAGCACGACCGCCGCCCCGGTGCGGGCGGCGTGCTCGCCGATGGTGGTGAAGAAGCGGGCCTCGGCGCGGGCGTCCAGCGCCGAGGTGGGCTCGTCGGCGATGAGCAGGTCGGCGGTGCGGTAGAAACCCCGCGCCCCGGCGATGCGCTGCCACTGCCCTCCGGACAGGTTCACGCCGCTGGCGAAGGTGGTGTCCAGCAGGGTGTCCCACCCCCTGGCCAGGTCGTTGACGACCTCGTCGGTGCCGCTGAGCCGGGCCGCCTCCTCCAAGCGGGCGGGGTCGCAGCCCTGGGCCATGGTGACGTTGCGGCGGGCGGTCATGGGCCAGCGGGTGTGGTCCTGGATGATGACGCTGATCCGCTCGCACACGGCCGGCCCGATAGCGGTGAAGTCGGCGCTGTTCCAGGTGACCCCGCCCTCCTGGGGGCTGTAGAGCCCGCCGAGCAGCCGGGCGAGGGTGGACTTGCCGGACCCGTTCTCGCCCACCAGGGCGACGGTCTCACCTTTGTCGACGTGCACGCTCACCCCGCGCAGGGCGGGTTCCTCACCGGTGGGGTAGGTGAAGACCGCGTCGCGCACCTCCAGCCGTTCCAGCCGGGCCGGGGGCGGCGCGGTGGGAGCGGGCGGCAGGGCGGCCCGTGCCAGCGTGCAGTACTCGGTGAAGTCCGCGAAGTACAGGCCGCACTCGTACACCCTGTTCAACGTGTAGAGGAGCTGCTGCATCTGCCCCTGGGTGCGCTGTAGCGCGAGCACCGCGGTGCCCACCGCCGCCAGCGGCATCGCCCCGGTGACGAGCAGGACGCCCAGGGCGGTGTAGGTCAGGGCGGTCGCCGCCCCGGAGATGATGCCGCCCACGGCGCGGGTGCGGGTCTGGGACCAGGCCACCGCCAGCATGGTCTCCCGCTCGCGGTCGGCCAGGGATCCGTAGTCGGCCATCAGCGAGTCGCGCATGGTGTAGGAGCGCAGTTCCGCGGCCGAGTCCCGGGAGGCCATGCGGTCGCCGAGGATCCACCGCCGCCGGCGCCCGGTGCTGAGCCTGCGCTGGGCCTCGTACTCCATCCGCGCCGCCCGGGTGGCCGCCCACCCGGTGGGCACGACGCTGACCAGCAGCAGGGGCAGCAGCAGCGGGTGGAGCACGGCGAGGACCCCGCCCAGGGAGAGCAGGGAGACGAGTCCGGTCAGCCCGTCCAGGGTGGCGGTGACCATGCGGGGCACCTCGTACATGCCGCGGTCGCGGGCCCGGTACATCGCGTCGGCCCACTCCTCGTCGTCGAACGCGATGAGCCGGGCCTGGGTGGTGAGGTCGAACAGCTCGGTCTCGACGATGCGTTCGGTCTGGGTGCTCAACCGGGACAGGGCCAGTTCCGACACGAGCCGGACGGCCAGGGACAGGGCGGCGACCCCGGCCACCACGGCCACCGCCGGAAGTGCCGCCCGCACCCGGGCGGTGATGGGGCCCTCGGCCAGCAGGGCGTCGAGCACCCAGGTCACCGAGACCAGGCTGACCGCGGCCAGGACGGCGGCGACGGTGCTGGCCCCCAGGGCGAGGAGCAGGTCGCGGCGGTTGGCGCGCCAGGCCCACCCGACGGCGGCCGCGGTCAGGGAGGGCATGCGGGTCAGCTTGGTCCACAGGCTCGTGCGCTGGAGTTCGTCGGCGAAGAAGTTCCACTTGGGAGCGGCGAGGTCCTCCTCCGAGCCGGTGTCGGAGGGGGTGGCGGCTCCGGGCGCTCCGGTCTCGGCCGCCGGTTCGGGATCGGTGGATCGGCTGCGGGATCGACGCATAGGGCTCCTCGCGGATTCGGGGGCGTCGGCCGTGTGATCCTGCCTCCGGGGGACCGGTGTCCGCCACGGGTTTTCGGGGCGGGGGAGGGTTGTGGTGGGGCCGGATCCGCGGTCGCGGGCGCGGCGGCGGAGCGGGGCCACCGGCGCTGCGGGCGGGGGCGGTCGCACCCGCCCGCGGGAAATCCCGGTGATCGGTGCGGTCCGGATCCGCGGGGGAATCGGCCCGGGCGCGAACGCCGCGCTCGCCTGTCCGCCGTAGCCGTGTGCCCGTCGTGCCCG is a window of Nocardiopsis changdeensis DNA encoding:
- a CDS encoding TetR/AcrR family transcriptional regulator, producing the protein MRREVDEDTQIRPGSGAVGRLRQDARRNRTTVLRAARAVFRDRGLEATVQNVARRAGVSAATVHRRFPGRDALVRDLAEHAAAELTERFAELARTVPADLALERALRFVAAEAVATRVCAPDHRERFPERARALDEHVHRELHRLLESARAQGRISAEITDRDLRLATSAVAAAAAAEPDPERAGRAAQRLVTHFLRSFRSPG
- a CDS encoding NADP-dependent oxidoreductase, which codes for MRAVRYERYGGPEVLAVADGLPTPPVGAADVRVEVAAAAVGGGEAPIRAGRLRRVLRQRFPAGTGVDFVGTVVQAGPAVTRAGVGDAVWGVMPHGTFGALAESVVVPQERVAAAPRSVPAHEAAALPSSGTTALHALTRRVRLERGQRLLVRGAAGGVGVVAVQLGASLGAHVTALAGADHLSWLGGLGAAEALDHRTTDLGGLGRFDVVLDLVGTRLSELRGLLVRGGVLVPLALDPARPIRSALWTAAAGLDRRTRIAAFSNDPSPRELEELAELVDRGAVAPVVAAVLEMDDVVRAHRMLERGGVRGKIVLTP
- a CDS encoding ABC transporter ATP-binding protein, translating into MRRSRSRSTDPEPAAETGAPGAATPSDTGSEEDLAAPKWNFFADELQRTSLWTKLTRMPSLTAAAVGWAWRANRRDLLLALGASTVAAVLAAVSLVSVTWVLDALLAEGPITARVRAALPAVAVVAGVAALSLAVRLVSELALSRLSTQTERIVETELFDLTTQARLIAFDDEEWADAMYRARDRGMYEVPRMVTATLDGLTGLVSLLSLGGVLAVLHPLLLPLLLVSVVPTGWAATRAARMEYEAQRRLSTGRRRRWILGDRMASRDSAAELRSYTMRDSLMADYGSLADRERETMLAVAWSQTRTRAVGGIISGAATALTYTALGVLLVTGAMPLAAVGTAVLALQRTQGQMQQLLYTLNRVYECGLYFADFTEYCTLARAALPPAPTAPPPARLERLEVRDAVFTYPTGEEPALRGVSVHVDKGETVALVGENGSGKSTLARLLGGLYSPQEGGVTWNSADFTAIGPAVCERISVIIQDHTRWPMTARRNVTMAQGCDPARLEEAARLSGTDEVVNDLARGWDTLLDTTFASGVNLSGGQWQRIAGARGFYRTADLLIADEPTSALDARAEARFFTTIGEHAARTGAAVVLITHRMASVRTADRIYVLDDGRIIQHGTHAELMAVPGRYRELYTLQADAYGGADRE